From one Geoalkalibacter halelectricus genomic stretch:
- the nspC gene encoding carboxynorspermidine decarboxylase: MDHLCARKIDLNTLHTPAFVVFEEVLENNLAVLEKVMERSGARILLALKAFAMHHCFPLLNQTLKGTCGSGPHEVRLGREMFGGEVHGFAAGYSEEDIREMAPVCDHLVFNSISLWKRFGSLAKQLNPSLECGLRCNPEHVETEVPIYDPCGPGSRLGIIAEEFDETALEGVSGLHFHTLCQMGADALERTLFHFEKNFGRYLPRMHWVNFGGGHHITRPDYDAEHLIRIITDFRARHPHLTVYLEPGEAVALNAGILVASVLDLTRNRDTRNAVLDTSATCHMPDVLEMPYRPQIIGAGQPGEKAHTYRLGGLSCLAGDVIGDYSFDKPLAVGDRLVFLDMAIYSMVKTNTFNGVKLPSIYYGRRDGTLELVKKFGYEDFKNRLS, encoded by the coding sequence ATGGATCACCTGTGCGCCCGAAAAATCGACCTGAACACCCTCCACACCCCTGCGTTCGTGGTCTTCGAGGAGGTCCTGGAAAACAACCTGGCCGTACTCGAAAAAGTCATGGAGCGCAGCGGTGCGCGTATCCTTTTGGCTCTTAAAGCCTTTGCCATGCATCACTGTTTTCCGCTGCTCAACCAAACCCTCAAGGGCACCTGCGGCAGCGGCCCTCATGAGGTGCGCCTCGGCCGGGAAATGTTCGGTGGCGAGGTACACGGCTTCGCGGCCGGTTACAGCGAAGAAGACATTCGCGAAATGGCCCCGGTCTGCGACCACCTGGTGTTCAACTCCATCTCCCTGTGGAAGCGCTTCGGCTCTTTGGCCAAACAGCTCAATCCCTCCCTGGAATGCGGTTTGCGCTGCAACCCCGAGCACGTCGAAACCGAAGTGCCGATCTACGATCCCTGCGGACCCGGCTCGCGCCTGGGCATCATTGCCGAGGAATTCGACGAAACGGCTCTGGAGGGCGTCAGCGGCCTGCACTTTCATACCCTCTGCCAAATGGGCGCCGATGCCCTGGAGCGCACCCTGTTTCACTTCGAAAAGAATTTCGGGCGCTATCTTCCGCGCATGCACTGGGTCAACTTCGGCGGCGGCCATCACATTACGCGGCCCGATTACGATGCCGAGCACCTCATTCGCATCATCACCGATTTTCGCGCCCGCCACCCGCACTTGACCGTCTACCTCGAACCCGGCGAGGCCGTGGCTCTCAATGCAGGCATCCTGGTGGCAAGCGTGCTGGACCTCACCCGCAACCGCGACACCCGCAACGCCGTTCTCGACACTTCGGCCACCTGCCACATGCCCGATGTGCTGGAAATGCCCTACCGCCCACAGATCATCGGCGCGGGACAACCTGGGGAAAAGGCCCACACCTATCGTCTGGGCGGACTTTCCTGCCTGGCGGGCGATGTCATCGGCGACTATTCCTTCGACAAGCCCCTGGCCGTGGGCGATCGCCTGGTGTTTCTCGACATGGCCATTTATTCCATGGTCAAAACCAACACCTTCAACGGCGTCAAGCTGCCCTCCATCTACTACGGGCGTCGGGACGGCACATTGGAGTTGGTGAAGAAGTTCGGCTACGAGGACTTCAAGAACCGTCTGTCCTGA
- a CDS encoding saccharopine dehydrogenase family protein, whose protein sequence is MGKVLIIGAGGVSQVTTWKCAMLPEVFEEICLASRTKAKCDKIAQMLPRPIRTAQVDADNVEETVALIKDFQPDLVVNLALPYQDLSIMDACLATGVDYLDTANYEPPDTAKFEYSWQWAYHDRFKDKGIMALLGSGFDPGVTSVMTMHALKHHFDEIHNLDIIDCNAGSHGMPFATNFNPEINIREVTAKGRYWENGQWIETEPLSVKREFELPENLGTMNIYLMYHEELESLAKFVPGLKRARFWMSFSDNYLKHLEVLQNVGMTGIEPVNFNGQEIIPLQFLKALLPDPASLGPLTKGHTCIGVMVEGIKDGKPRKYYIYNICDHQACYAEVKSQAISYTTGVPAMIGAKLMLTGAWRGQGVFNMEEFDPDPFMADLNQFGLPWKEVFMEGFDK, encoded by the coding sequence AAAAGTATTGATTATCGGTGCGGGCGGCGTCAGCCAGGTCACCACCTGGAAATGCGCCATGCTGCCCGAGGTTTTCGAAGAAATCTGTTTGGCCAGTCGCACCAAGGCCAAATGCGACAAAATTGCGCAGATGCTGCCGCGTCCCATCCGCACCGCCCAGGTCGATGCGGATAATGTTGAGGAGACCGTGGCCCTGATCAAGGACTTCCAGCCCGATCTGGTCGTCAATCTGGCCCTGCCCTACCAGGACCTCAGCATCATGGACGCCTGCCTGGCCACCGGGGTCGACTACCTGGACACGGCCAACTATGAACCACCGGATACGGCCAAATTCGAGTACAGCTGGCAGTGGGCCTACCATGACCGCTTCAAGGACAAGGGCATCATGGCCCTGCTCGGCAGCGGCTTCGATCCCGGCGTGACCAGCGTCATGACCATGCACGCCTTGAAGCATCATTTCGACGAGATTCACAACCTCGATATCATCGACTGCAACGCCGGCAGCCACGGCATGCCCTTCGCCACCAACTTCAACCCGGAAATCAACATCCGTGAAGTCACCGCCAAGGGACGCTACTGGGAAAATGGCCAGTGGATCGAAACCGAGCCACTCTCGGTCAAGCGCGAATTCGAGCTCCCGGAAAATCTCGGCACCATGAACATCTATCTGATGTATCACGAAGAACTCGAATCCCTGGCCAAATTCGTGCCCGGCCTCAAGCGCGCGCGCTTTTGGATGAGCTTTTCCGACAACTACCTCAAGCACCTCGAGGTCCTGCAGAATGTCGGCATGACCGGCATCGAGCCGGTCAATTTCAACGGCCAGGAAATCATTCCGCTGCAGTTTCTCAAGGCCCTGCTGCCAGACCCGGCGTCCCTCGGGCCCCTCACCAAGGGGCACACCTGCATCGGCGTCATGGTCGAGGGAATCAAGGACGGCAAACCGCGCAAGTACTACATCTACAATATCTGCGACCACCAGGCCTGCTACGCCGAAGTCAAGTCCCAGGCCATTTCCTACACCACCGGCGTTCCCGCCATGATCGGCGCCAAGCTCATGCTGACCGGCGCCTGGCGCGGCCAGGGGGTGTTCAACATGGAAGAGTTCGACCCCGATCCCTTCATGGCCGACCTCAATCAATTCGGCCTGCCCTGGAAAGAAGTCTTCATGGAAGGCTTCGACAAATAA
- a CDS encoding cytochrome c family protein, protein MKRFVLTVMTAIPFLIFLGCGWLNASSPGAPAEADKAAAVEEMTEKDKLFEPGSFENPQVCAGCHADIYDQWSHSMHAYAWENKWYQPDFMMAHEETDGLTDLLCGACHAPIAARTGLLPPADGSKFDATSRRGISCDFCHTVSGVDQMFNMGHVSEPSNVKRGPRGDGESLYHEVKFSEIHTKADFCGSCHMVVHPLTGVHIIDTWEDWKNNEYGQQNIRCQDCHMTPTPGVTKNPGRSAGMGKARDHIAFHTFTGGSSYVQDAVGNEKQAEMAREFLRAAAEVKLSEKVAEDGTLELTVDVHNVGAGHKIPTGTTYIRKMWLQVEVLDNNGKVVYSSGHIDNENHVDPDAVFFRKLFLDADGNLTSKSWRAHGIGYDRRIPAKGKDSETYRIKLPAKGDYTVNTRLMYRSFTQATINEYHRLTGDSYPEVVSVEMAAAQAKVKF, encoded by the coding sequence ATGAAACGCTTTGTACTCACTGTCATGACGGCAATCCCCTTTTTGATTTTTCTGGGCTGCGGTTGGTTGAACGCCTCGAGTCCGGGAGCACCGGCCGAGGCGGATAAAGCCGCCGCGGTTGAGGAAATGACCGAGAAAGATAAGTTGTTCGAGCCCGGTTCCTTTGAGAATCCCCAGGTTTGCGCCGGCTGCCATGCCGACATCTACGACCAGTGGTCCCATTCCATGCACGCCTATGCCTGGGAGAACAAGTGGTATCAGCCTGACTTCATGATGGCCCACGAGGAAACCGACGGCCTCACCGATCTTCTCTGCGGCGCTTGCCACGCCCCCATCGCCGCGCGTACCGGGCTGCTGCCGCCGGCTGACGGCAGCAAATTCGACGCAACCTCGCGCCGGGGGATCTCTTGCGATTTCTGCCACACGGTGTCCGGTGTGGACCAGATGTTCAACATGGGCCATGTCTCAGAGCCGAGCAACGTCAAGCGCGGACCGCGCGGCGACGGTGAGTCCCTCTACCATGAGGTGAAATTCTCCGAAATCCACACCAAGGCGGATTTCTGCGGCTCCTGCCACATGGTCGTGCATCCCCTCACCGGTGTGCATATCATCGATACCTGGGAAGACTGGAAAAACAACGAATACGGCCAGCAGAATATCCGTTGCCAGGACTGCCACATGACGCCGACGCCTGGCGTCACCAAGAACCCCGGCCGTTCCGCCGGTATGGGTAAGGCGCGTGACCATATCGCTTTCCACACCTTCACCGGCGGCAGCTCCTATGTTCAGGACGCCGTGGGCAATGAGAAGCAGGCCGAGATGGCGCGTGAATTCCTGCGTGCCGCAGCCGAGGTCAAGCTTTCCGAGAAAGTCGCCGAGGACGGCACCCTGGAACTGACCGTCGACGTGCACAATGTCGGCGCCGGCCATAAGATTCCCACGGGCACCACCTACATCCGCAAAATGTGGCTGCAGGTCGAGGTTCTCGACAACAACGGCAAGGTGGTGTACAGCTCCGGGCACATCGACAACGAGAACCATGTGGATCCCGACGCGGTGTTCTTCCGCAAGCTGTTCCTCGATGCCGACGGCAATCTGACCAGCAAGAGCTGGCGGGCGCACGGCATTGGCTACGACCGGCGCATCCCCGCCAAGGGCAAGGACAGCGAAACCTACCGCATCAAGCTGCCCGCCAAGGGCGATTACACGGTCAACACCCGACTGATGTACCGCTCCTTCACCCAGGCAACCATCAACGAGTATCATAGGCTCACCGGTGACTCTTATCCTGAGGTGGTCAGCGTCGAAATGGCCGCGGCGCAGGCCAAGGTGAAATTCTAA